The Bradyrhizobium sp. CCGB01 genome segment GCATCCGATCCTGGAAACGGCAAGGTTGTGACGTCTATGTCTATTTCGACAACGACCAGAAAAGCGCAGCCCCCGCGGATGCGGCCAAGCTGAAAGCGATGCTCTAGCGGTCGCAGCCGCAGCGGCTCTGGTCGATTTACGTAGCTAAGACTTTGCCGTGCCCGGTTCGGCCATCTTGCGGTGCTGTTTGGCCAAGACCTCATTTGGTGTCACATTGGCGATCGTAGTCTGAATTTTGTTCTTTATCCCTGTGACGATATCGGACTCTCCCCGCAGCATCGCATCGAAGCCCGCTTTGGCCACATCGTGCGCGTCGTCCTTCTTCTCGGTACCGACCTTCGTGTCCATCATGTCCGCTCGACGGAAGAACTCCGTCTCGGTCGCACCCGGCATCAGACAGGTGACCGTGACGCCGCTGTCGCGCAGCTCCTCGCGGAGAGCAAAGGAGAACGAATCCAGGAACGCCTTGCTGGCGTTGTAGACGGCCTGGAAGCTGCCGGGCGTGAAACCGGCAATCGAGCCGGTGATCAGGATGCGTCCCGCATTCCGACGAAGCATCCCGTTTCCGGCGCGATGGATCAGATAGAGCGTGCCGGTGATATTGGTGTCGACAAGCCGCCTTATCTTGGCGAAGTCCTGATCTAGGAAGGCTTTGCCAAGTCCGACACCCGCATTGGCAAGCAGAGCATCGATCGGACGGTCGCCGACAGCGGCGCAGAGCTTGTCGACGCCATCGATCGTGGACAGGTCGGCCTGGACCGCCTCGACAGTCGAACCGAGCCGGCGGAGATCGGTTGCCGCTTGCTCATCGCGGGCTCGTCTGAGGCAATGATCAGATTGAAGCCATCCTCGGCAGCGCAGCGTGCGAGTTCCAGGCCGATTCCGGTGGAAGCGCCGGTGACGACGGCGAGTTGGTTGGCGGGCATGGGCGTATCCTCGGGATTGAGACGATGACGCCCAATCACTTCGTTATCATCTCGTTCCTATCGCTCTGAAGCTGGTGCGGTGCAGAGATTTGCACCATGCAATAGCAACCATCGTCCGTTGTTGGACTTAGATGCGACATATCGAGCGGAGAAGTGGAATGAAAGCGCTGGTCTGGCACGGCAAGGAAGACATCCGGTGCGACACCGTCACCGATCCGGAAATCCAGGATCCACGCGACGCCATCATCAAGGTGACCAGTTGCGCGATCTGCGGCTCAGACCTCCATCTCTTCCACAATTTCATTCCGGGCATGATGCCCGGCGATATCATGGGCCACGAGACCATGGGCGAAGTGGTCGAGGTCGGCTCGGGCGTTGACGGCAAGCTGAAGAAGGGCGATCGCATCGTCGTCCCCTTCACGATCATTTGCGGCGAATGCGATCAGTGCAAGCGCGGCAACTTCTCGGTCTGCGAAACCACCAATCGCAAGAAACACTTGGCAGACAAGGTGTTCGGGCATTCGACCGCCGGCCTATTCGGCTATACACATCTGACCGGTGGCTATCCCGGCGGCCAAGCCGAGTATCTGCGCGTTCCCTTTGCCGATGCCACGCACATCAAGGTGCCCGCCGGCATTCCGGACGAACAGCTGCTGTTTCTCAGCGACATCTTTCCGACCGGCTGGCAAGCTGCCGTGCAATGCGACATCGTGCCGACCGACACTGTCACGATCTGGGGCTGCGGCCCTGTCGGGCAGATGGCGATCCGCAGCGCCATCCTGCTTGGCGCCAACCAGGTGATTGCGATCGACTGCCTGCCCGAGCGGCTCAGCATGGCGGAAGCCGCCGGCGCGACTACGATCAATTTCGAGAACGAGAGCGTGTTGGAACGGCTCAAGGAATTGACCGACGGCAAGGGCCCCGAAAAATGCATTGATTGCGTCGGCATGGAATCGCACGTGATGGCGTCGCTGCCCGACACCATCCTGGACCGCGCCAAGCAAATGGTCATGCTCGAAAGCGACCGGCCCCATGTGTTGCGCGAGATGATTTATGTCTGCCGGCCCGGAGGCATCATCTCGGTGCCGGGCGTCTACAGTGGCTTCTCCGACAAGCTGCCGATGGGGGCTTTCATGAACAAGGGACTGACGATGCGGACCGGGCAAACCCACGTCAACCGCTGGACGGACGATCTGCTCCACCGCATCGAGGAAGGCGAGATCGATCCCTCCTTCGTCATCACCCACACGGTCCCGCTTAGCAAGGGACCCGAGATGTACCAGGTGTTCCGCGACAAGCGGGATTCCTGTGTCAAGGTCGTGCTGAAGCCCTGAGGAGCATTCCGACATGTTTCACGTCTCCAACATCGTACGCACCAAGGGCGATCCCAAGATCGTCGAAGGCGGCCCAAGCTTGAAGCAGCCGGAAGACCAACTCGCACGCGCTCTCGGCTGGTTCAGTATCTGCCTGGGGGTCGTAGAGCTTTTCGCTCCCCGACGTGTCACGGAAACGCTGGGGATGGAAGGCAACGAGACAATGGTCCGCGCCTTCGGCATGCGGGAAATCATGGCCGGGATCATGTCCCTCTCGGTGGACAAGAATAAAGGCTTGTGGGCGCGAGTGGGCGGCGATGGCGTCGATGCGGCTGCCCTGCTTTCCGGCCTGACATCTGATAACCCCAAGAAGGGCAACGTGGCGCTGGCGTTGCTGATGGTGGGCGGCATTGCCATGCTCGACTATCGCGCAGCCCAGGAGACCAAGCCGCGCCGTCCGCCGCGCGATGAACGACGTAAGCTCTACCCGAATCGCAGCGGCTTTCCCAAGGGCGTCGAGGCTGTGAAAGGCCGGGCAAAGCAAGCTGTCCAGCACGCGACGGCCGGTGTCACCTCCTGATCTGGCCGAGACCGAGGACAAGCCGCGACGGCGTTCGCGCTGGATTGCGGCCGCCGCGCTTGGACTGATCAGCAGCAGCTTCTCAACCATCGTCAGCCAGCTCTTCGCGGCGCGGATAGGACGCGACGCCGCGGTCGACTGGATGACCGTCGCTGCCATTCCCGTGCGCGACTGGGCGCTCAGTGCGGAGCCCTCATGGAGCGCCATCGTCACCGGCATCGCCTTCCATCAATGGGCGGATTTTTCCTGGGCCTTGGTGTTCTTCGGCGTGCTCGGGCGCTGGACGGCCGATCTGCGGCCGTGGACGATTCTGCTGCTCGCGCTGCCTTGGGCAATTCTCACATCGGGAATGGAATGGTTCGTCCTCGTGCCGTTGTTCCCGTTCTCGCAGCCGCTGTTCACCCTCCAGCAGCCTTACTGGATTGGCTTTCTCGTCCACGCTTCGTCGGCCCTGATGTATCCCCTGTTCGTCCGGTTGCGCTGGATCCACGATGCCGCGCCCGCGTGGGATGTCTCATTCTCGAATGCCTGGAGCGCCGGGGCGCTGGCCGTAATCGCGGCGCTCGGCGCAATCGCGCTTTTCGGCGCTCGCGGCTACGAACTGCCGTGGGTGGGGCGCGACAAGGACATGGACCAGGCCTATATCCGCCACATGACCGCTCATCACGCGCAGGGCATCGAGCTGGCTCAATTGGCGGTTCGGCGGGCGCGGGACGCCCATCTCCGGAAGCTCGCCATGTTGATGGTTTCGAGCCAGATCGGCGAGACCCGGATCTTCGCAAGTTGGTGGCGAAGCTGGTTCGCCACCGAGATGCCCGACTGCAGTTCCGCGGAGCGCGCGGCCATGCCCGGCCTTCTGACCACGAACGAGATCCAGCAAGCCAGGAATGCGCCGCCCGACGGATTCGATGGGCTGTTCATCGCACTGATGAGCCAACACCACCGCGGCGCGGTCAAGATGGCCGACCAGATGTGGCATAGCTCCGGTGACCCGCGCCTACGCGTGATGGCTCACGCCATTCGCCATGAGCAGCAGGGCGAAATCGCGCTGATGCAGAGCGCGAGCGGCGCTGCCGCTGTCGGCACGGCATTCCGCAACATGCTGCGTGATAATGTGAATTGAACCTGAGGATGTGCATGGCACACGCGGCTGCTGGCGCGATCTCGCGACCTAGTTATGAGCGCGCTACTTTTTGGTGCAGCTGGTCCAGGTGGCACTGGGACGGCTTCTTGTCCAGGCGCCAGCGAAGGATCCTGGTGCCATGGCGAAATCGGTCACCGGACACATGGTCGTAGCAGACCTCGACAACCTGAACCGGGCGCACCGGCTGCCACTCGGCCGATCGCTTCGTCGACCACCGGCTCGGACCGCCGGGCGCCTTGCCGCTGAAGCTGCTCCCGCTGATAATCTTCTCGAACCGTTTGGTGAGGCCAGGTTTGTCCGAGGCCTTGAGCGCGGAGGTGAACCCGACGTGATGCAGGAGCCCGGATTTATCATAGAGCCCGAGCAGCAGCGAACCGATCACCCTCCGGCCGGCCTGCTTCTTCTCGGCATATCTGAAACCGCCGACCACACAATCGGCCGATCGCATCAGCTTGATCTTCTGCATTCCGTCGCGCGTGCCGCTGCAATAGGCAAGATCCCGCCGCTTCGCGACGACGCCGTCGTGGCCGTCCTCAATACGTTGAAGCCATCGCTTGGCTTCGGCGTAGCTGCGGCTCGCCGGCGAAAGCACGAACACATCGTTGTTGCGAAACTGGCGGCGGGCGAAGGCCTCCAGCGCGGGCCGTCGCTTGGCGAGCGGAAGCGCCGCAAGATCTTGATCCGCCGATCGCAGCAAGTCGAAGGCCATGAAGCTCGCAGGCGTCTCTCCAGCCAGACGCTTGATCCGGCTTGGCGCCGGGTGGATGCGCTGAAGCAGTGCGTCGAAGGAGTATCCCTCACCCAGCCGAATGATCAGCTCACCGTCCAAGATGAACGATTCCGCATCGATGGCGGACGCAGCGACAACGACTTCAGGGAAATAGCGAACGAGGTCTCGCCCGCCTTTCGACTGCATCCTGACGCGCTGACCCTCACGGATGAGCCCAGGAAAGCTAACCGGAATTTCTGGCGCCGATCGAATTGGCGCTCTCAGGCTCGGTCACGCGAACGGAATGCCCCTGTCGCATCGCAAGCGATGCTGCCGCAACGGCCGCCTCAAATGCAGCCTCCTTGGTCTGATAGGTATTCCGGATCGAGCCGTCATGTTCGACGTGCCAGGCGCCGTCCCTGCCGACGATGTCGTAAGCTGCAAGTCCCATGTTCTTCCCCTTCAATCAACCGTCCGGCGTCGCCTTGGACGCTTGTGTACTGCTCACCGGATCGGATGCCGGAAAGCTGTCTTTCAAACCTTTCTCGAGCTCATCATCCTTTGCCTTATCGCGGCGTATCGCTTGTCTGGGATCGTCCGCATTCTTGTCCGGTGGAGCAGGATCGAATTTCTCATTCATGCGTACCATCCTTTCATCGTCCGAACTCCGCAACGCGACACATGTTCCTCGGCGATGAACTGAGCCGCCAGCCTCACGTCTTTGGGTGCGTCGATCCGGAAGGTGTCGTGTGCCTCACCCTGTTCACCCGCTAAGCTGGTCCGTCCGGCCTCGGTCACTTAGGATTTCTTCCACCATCCGGCGATCGCAGCAGAAAGATCATACCACAATCCGGTCGGCAGGTCGGGCACTGCGACCCGCACGCTGAACTGGGCCGTGGTCGCATCGCGGACCCACTCGGCTGTCGCGAAGTCAAATCCGAAGCTGCCGGCATGACGAATGGCGTGGCCGTCCCGGCTGAGATCGCGGCACATCGCCTCTGCGGTCTGGCGTGCGCTTTCTTCATCGAGAGGATTCTTCGCTCGCAGGGTGACGTAAAGGCCGTGGGTGAAGTGAAGCTGGGCCGATTGCGACGCGAGCATGCGGCTAAACATCCGCGCGGTACGACGGCCATTGCGCAAGATGGCTGCGACGCGCTTCTTCGTCAGCATCCAATAGGCTTCACGGCCCACATAGGGCGGAAAATGAGCCGGGAGCGCAGCCCCGCCGAACAGCCGGATTGCATTGCGGACCTCCGCCGTCAGGCGTTCGATGATGACGCTCCTGCCCTCATCGCCTGCATTCTTCCATCTGACAAAAACCACCGACCCCAGGCGCCCATACTCCGCCCCGAGTGAATCCAACTTGTTGTGGCTTCGTACCATGACAACGGGAACCTGTTGGCGCTGCGCCCAGCGCAGGACCCGGCGGATGCGGCCGGAACGGACTGCAAAGCATGTTGTATCGAATACCAATAGGTCGAGTTCAGAGCTGCTGGAGCGCAGAATGGCTTCGAACGCCGTCGCAGGCAGACATGAATCCAGCAGAAGGACCCTTGGCAAGCCGGTCGATGTGGCGGCAAGCGGCAGCTCTGGAGAGACGATTTGCAGGCTGGGCGTAAAGCGTTCGATTAACTCCAGCGTCTCTGCGTACGACCCCGTCATTGCCAGGATTTCGCCACTGCCAAGAACTTGCACGGCCGAGAGCATCACGGCCGAGATCGCGGCCATGCCGGACGCACTGTAATAGAGTTCGCTGCTGCAGCCGGCGCCAAGTTCATAGAACATCGGTCCGCTGACGCTGAGGTCCGCGCGCTGATAGTCGTAACTGAATACGAATGGCCCGCTTGCAGGACACGCCGTCGTGGACCACGCCGTCTCGGTCGCCTTCCAATCCTGAAGTTCGTGCTCCGCACGCAGAGCGGCAGTCAGTTGGAATTTCATCCTGATAATCTCGTCTACGGAGCGTGGACGAGACAGGTTTTGCGGACGACACAGGCTGGCATTCAACAGCATGATTTCCTGGTACTTCCGCTCCAGATAAGTCTCAAACGTCTCCATGTGTGTCGTCAGATAAATTCCTTACACATTTTTTCTAAACGTCCATCACAAGCTGGAGGTCCAAACAAGGATTGCGGTAATTCAGATATCAAGCCGGCGGGTCAATTACGACGGCAGCACTCGCGGTTGATTAGCAGCAAGCGTCCGATCTTAACGTGCGGGAGACGACCTTCCGGCCGCCGATCGACAACCGCGTCCCTCCGGAGCCGCCGGCCATATGGGCGTCGCGTCCCAATCGAGCCAGCGGTCCTTTGGGCAACGCCTTCACGACGTTGCAGTCACCAAAACCGAAGGTTACCGGAAGTTCCCATTGACGAACTCCCCTTCCTCTCAGGCACAATGATGGCCTTCATCACCGGGCTTCCTGAGCTGCTCCTAACATATGTGGAAGTAGGAACCGCAGATTGATGCTGTCTCCCCCGAGGGGAGAGAGTCGCATATGACGCCCATGGATGACGATGAGGTTCGATTGCACTTGGCCGATCGGGCCTGTCCACATTGCGGGACCCGACCGTGCCTCCTGACGCCTATGCTTGATACGGAATCCGGCAAGCTGATAGATCTTTACCGATGCAGCAGGTGCGGCGAACGATTCCGCGACGAATAATTGACGCTACAATCGCGCCAGACGCATTCCAAGACGCTGATCGCCTACCCAACGGCCGACCATCAAACCTAGAATCGCGCAAAAATTCGCGCCCTTACGATAGGCTCACGCCGGACGAAGTCATGGCCCAGGCGTTTCTGCGCAAGCCGCGGGACCTTCCGAATATCCCCGCCTGATCCGCGTGTACCAGGCCGCGTAGGGACTGTTCTTGACCGCATGCCTGTTGAGGTCGGGCGCGCCGTCCTTCCACCAGACCGGTCCGCGTTCGCCCAAACCGCGCTTCGTCGCGTCAACCAGATCGCGTGCGGCAGACTCAGCCGCCGAGCTTCGCGCCGCCTTGGCGGCCTTCACGGCACGGCGCGCATCCATCAGATGCTTCACCAGCCGCGACTTCTCATCGGGATCAAGACCTGGATTGCTCATCCGCCACAGCTTGCCCCGGACGACGAAGTAGCGACCGTCGGGGGTCACGGGATGCTTGAGCCCAGCCATCCGATGAAGGCTCTATTTGGTGCGAACCATCGTTGCACCGGTGCCTTTCAGCGCCTCGACGATCTTCTCGGGTTCATCGCCATGGAAGTCGACTGACACCTCGATCTCGCCCTCCAACTTTTGCTGGCCCTCCGGCGCGGGCGCGGTCTTGACGTCCGCGCCTGCGGCCCGCGTGCCGGACGAATTCGCAGCCCCCGCGGGCTGAATGAAGACGTCACCCCGCGCCACGCCAAACTCCTGGACCACGCGCTCCACTGCCAGCTCGGCTTCACGCCGCGTGGCGAATTCTCCGACGATCGTGCTTTCCAACGTTGTTCTCCGCTTCAAGGGTCCAGCGGCGGACAACCGGCCATTGACGTCCAGAGTTCCTAAAGCCAGTCCGGATGTTTCCCTTTGGCGGAATCCGCCCGGGACGCGCCGGCGCAGAGCAGGAGAAACAGCGCCCGCTCTGCCTTGTATCTAGCGCCTGCGCGGCTGCATTCCGAGCCGGACATCAAGGCTTCTCCTCCAACCTCGCAGACGGTCCACTTCCAACGGCCGCGCCCGCGCTGCTTCAATACGATGTCGTAGCCGGCAAAGCGATCTTCCTCGTTTTCGCAACTCATGCGGCGAACCGTCCGGGCGAACCATCGCGGAGTTGGTCCAGAAGCCGTTGCTCGCGCGCGATCCTGGCGCGGTAAAGCTCGCGCTCCTTCTCCGTGTTTGCGCCGGCGAGCAGGAGCCGATAATGCGCGATGACCTTCTCGCTGCCACGGATCAACAGGTCCTTGACGCCAGTCATGAGGCAGCTCCCACTGTCGCGGGCACTTTCGGCATATCGAATGCGAGGGGAAAGGACCCGGTCGTCAGTCGCTGGAGCGCCGAGCTCTCTTCGGAGAGACGCCGTTCGATGAACTGGCGTTCGAGGTCCGATAGTCGCGTCTTCAGCAGACTGCGATAGCGATGGATATTGTTGCGGTGCGCACGGATACGGGCAAGGTTTTCGTCGAGCATCGTCGCCACTCCTGACGGTCTTCCAAAATCCTTCATGGTTCGAGACGTGGGAAGCGGATTCCCAAGCGGAAAAATATTCGGCGCGAAACGGCTGTCAAGATGGCAAAGCGGTGCGGTACGCGAATGTTCGTCCCTTGCGCGTTAACCAATCACATGAGCCGAAAAAAATCTGGCCGCCCCCTCTTGAAACGCCCTTCCGTTTTTCTATTTCGTTTTTCGCCGCGAGAGCGGTGTGCCTGACGCCTTCCAGGGTCGGGCACGGGCGCGGCCGGAGGTCTCAGGACCGCCGTCTTGCGTTCCTTCGTAACCATCTTGCTCTTTGGAGGACTTGGATATGAGGACCACCTTCGACTTCGCGCCGCTGTGGCGCTCCACCATCGGCTTCGACCATCTGGCCGGCCTCGTCGACAGCGCCCTGCGCCAGACCAGCGAGGACAGCTACCCGCCCTATAACATCGAGCGCTTCGGCGAGGACCACTACCGGATCACGCTGGCGGTAGCTGGCTTCGGCGCCGACGACATTACCGCGACCGCCGAGCAGAACGCGCTCATCATCGAGGGCCGCAAGCCCGAGAAGCCCGCGGGCGAGTTCCTGTTCCAGGGCATCGCCGCGCGCCCCTTCCGCCGCGTCTTCAACCTGGCCGATTACGTCCAGGTGAAGGAAGCCGCCTTCCGCGACGGCCTGCTGATCATCGATCTGGTCCGCGAGGTGCCCGAAGCGATGAAGCCGCGCCGAATCCAGATCGCCGGTGCGACCGCCTCGCCCCGGATCGAGCAGAAGAAGGCCGCCTGACGGCCTGCCGGGCGGCGGCACGTCCGCCGCCCGGATCTTGTAACGCTCCCTAGGAAGGAGTGCATAAGGGAGACGACCATGACCAACGCAAAGACGAATGCCACCAATCTCAATGCCATCTTTCACCCCGCCGCTCATTACGGATCTGCCGACGAGGTGTTGAACGACAGCGGACTTACCACGCCGGAGAAGCGAGTCATCCTGTCGTCCTGGGCGTCCGACATGTTCGCCGTGGAATCCCGTCCTGCCTTGCGCGCGATCCCGGGCATGGACCAACCAATCCGTCTCGCGGACATTCTCGCCGCCTTGCGCAAGCTGGACGACGACCATGATGATCCGCCTCGCGGCGGCGCGTCGATGCGGTTGCGGCGGCCTTGGGCCGCCGCCTCGGGGCGGCAACCGATGTCCTGACTCGGTCCGTCCTAACGATGCGACCAGGAGGCGCGGCGGACATATGAGCCGCGCCCGTTCGGGCGCCGGCGGGTAGGCCTTCGGATTTCTCAGGCTCCTAGGTATCGGAAGCTCTACGACCACCGCATCGTCATGGCGCACAACCGACGCCAGCACCGATCGCGTTGACTAACGCAGCAGCATGATCAGAATGATCAGCGGGATCGGTATTCCGACGAGCCATAGAAGGATCGGCATGGGCTTTCCTTTCGGTTAGTGACGGCGTTTCCAGGTGCCGTCACGGAGCGCTCCACCTTCGGTCGTGGCCAGGCTGGCGCAGAACGCACCCAGCAGCAGCGAAGCGGTCAGCCAGAACGCCAGGGATGCGGTGGCTTTGCGCGCAGCATCCATGTCGGCCTTGACCTGCGTGATCACGTCGTTCACGCGCTTCTCTGCCTCGGGTTGCGCAAGACCAGTGCGCGCCGCGACGACTTTCGCGACATACTCTCGATCCGGTCCCTTCAATTCGCCGCCATCACGAAAACTGCGGGTAAAGAGCCGGACAACCTCGCCGCGGACTTCCTACGGATTGACCGACGAAGCTTGAGAGGCTGGGTCACCGCGCAGCAGCGTATCTACATAATTATCCATCGGACCTCCGGATTGCCCGGCGCTCGTCGCCACGCCCTGGGCCGCTCCGGTCGTCGCGCTTCCGAGAATACTTGTCGCAGGGGTCGCGAGCACAGCAGCGCCGAGAACCGAAGCCAGCGCCCAAGCCACGAAGCCGTGCGCTGTGTCGCGGAAATAGACTTCGTCGCCGTGGACGCCTGCCCACCCGGAACGAAGCCGGCCCGCGAGATATCCACCGATCGAAGAGGCAATCATGGCGATGACAATCAGGTAGAGGCCGGTGGTGATCTTGAACGTTGTCGCTGAAACGCCCGACCCTGACCAGGGGGACACCATGCTCAGTCCGAGGCCCGTGCCAAAGGCCAGCAGCAGCAGCGTTATCGCGCAGGCGGCAACGGCGCCGGCAACGATGGCAGCCCACGATACGCCGGCCAGCGATGAATTGGGCGAATCCCCGGGGACGACGACGATATCGATCATGCGAGTGCTCCTCGGAACGACGCTCGGCGCGCCACCTGCTGCGACAATGTGCTGCCGAGGTTCCAACGGAGGTCGCGATGCAAGAGGCGTTGGCCGCCCTAACCAAGAGGAGGCATTGAAGGTCCAGCGGCGAGACCGCGCGGATCGGACCGTTCTCCTTCAGGAACAGTCTCACCTTGCTGACATTGATATTCCGCGAGGCCACGCATCCGAAAGGGCGAGCCCAAGATTCCCAAGCACTTCGGAGGCTCCGATGAGCGATCGTACAGGCAATGAGCCATCACCTTTGGTCCTTTTCGCCGTGGCCATCATCCCCATTTTCGCGGTCCTGGGATGGTTCGCGCTCAGATAGCGCTCGTCCAGCCGCCTTCCATGCTTCCTTTGCGTTCACTTAGCGCCTCGCCTGACCAAGCGCGCCGTGTTCAGCTGGCAATCCTACCCTTAACATTTGGTGCGGCGCTCACCCGGCTTCTCCGATAAACCTCGAACGACACCCGGCAAACATGGGTCATGAGATGCGCAGTAAGCGCATCTGAAGAAATAGCCGGACGAGCCGTTGGGAAAGCAGAAGCACGACAATGACACCACCAGGATGG includes the following:
- a CDS encoding DUF72 domain-containing protein, with product MGAHGGLRLRARPRPRWALSRPLYPPCSRAVARRIRSWKRQGCDVYVYFDNDQKSAAPADAAKLKAML
- a CDS encoding zinc-dependent alcohol dehydrogenase → MKALVWHGKEDIRCDTVTDPEIQDPRDAIIKVTSCAICGSDLHLFHNFIPGMMPGDIMGHETMGEVVEVGSGVDGKLKKGDRIVVPFTIICGECDQCKRGNFSVCETTNRKKHLADKVFGHSTAGLFGYTHLTGGYPGGQAEYLRVPFADATHIKVPAGIPDEQLLFLSDIFPTGWQAAVQCDIVPTDTVTIWGCGPVGQMAIRSAILLGANQVIAIDCLPERLSMAEAAGATTINFENESVLERLKELTDGKGPEKCIDCVGMESHVMASLPDTILDRAKQMVMLESDRPHVLREMIYVCRPGGIISVPGVYSGFSDKLPMGAFMNKGLTMRTGQTHVNRWTDDLLHRIEEGEIDPSFVITHTVPLSKGPEMYQVFRDKRDSCVKVVLKP
- a CDS encoding DUF305 domain-containing protein, which produces MTVAAIPVRDWALSAEPSWSAIVTGIAFHQWADFSWALVFFGVLGRWTADLRPWTILLLALPWAILTSGMEWFVLVPLFPFSQPLFTLQQPYWIGFLVHASSALMYPLFVRLRWIHDAAPAWDVSFSNAWSAGALAVIAALGAIALFGARGYELPWVGRDKDMDQAYIRHMTAHHAQGIELAQLAVRRARDAHLRKLAMLMVSSQIGETRIFASWWRSWFATEMPDCSSAERAAMPGLLTTNEIQQARNAPPDGFDGLFIALMSQHHRGAVKMADQMWHSSGDPRLRVMAHAIRHEQQGEIALMQSASGAAAVGTAFRNMLRDNVN
- a CDS encoding DUF2188 domain-containing protein; translated protein: MGLAAYDIVGRDGAWHVEHDGSIRNTYQTKEAAFEAAVAAASLAMRQGHSVRVTEPESANSIGARNSG
- a CDS encoding Hsp20 family protein, which codes for MRTTFDFAPLWRSTIGFDHLAGLVDSALRQTSEDSYPPYNIERFGEDHYRITLAVAGFGADDITATAEQNALIIEGRKPEKPAGEFLFQGIAARPFRRVFNLADYVQVKEAAFRDGLLIIDLVREVPEAMKPRRIQIAGATASPRIEQKKAA